The following coding sequences are from one Fimbriimonadaceae bacterium window:
- a CDS encoding type II secretion system protein — protein MPRRRAFTLVELLVVIAIVAVLAAILFPVFAQAKASALAVQCMSNERNLGTASQLYLSDYDDHFVPAAYGNETGFFIWHDLLDPYVKDKQVWVCPGSSVKKTDTNGVLTTHFGYNAHYTTDMAVDFSNVNDQHTFAASSFLEPADSVLFSTSKSSVEGSWCGDDGKYVLPPSMDAADCWGRPEPTYAEGATVYWVDGHSKRVKLGQFYLGQDPVDRFFDRD, from the coding sequence ATGCCCCGTCGCCGCGCGTTCACCCTGGTCGAGCTCCTTGTCGTCATCGCCATCGTCGCGGTCCTCGCCGCGATCCTCTTTCCCGTCTTCGCCCAGGCCAAGGCCAGTGCCTTGGCCGTCCAGTGCATGTCCAACGAGCGCAACCTTGGCACCGCGTCCCAGCTCTACCTCTCGGACTACGACGACCACTTTGTCCCGGCGGCGTACGGGAACGAGACGGGGTTCTTCATCTGGCATGACCTGCTCGACCCGTACGTCAAGGACAAACAGGTGTGGGTGTGCCCTGGATCGAGCGTGAAGAAGACGGACACGAACGGGGTCCTGACCACCCACTTCGGCTACAACGCCCACTACACGACTGATATGGCGGTCGACTTCAGTAACGTGAACGACCAGCACACCTTTGCCGCCAGTTCGTTCTTGGAGCCGGCCGACTCGGTGCTGTTCAGCACCTCCAAGTCCAGCGTCGAAGGGAGTTGGTGCGGGGACGACGGCAAGTACGTCCTGCCCCCGTCGATGGACGCCGCCGACTGCTGGGGAAGGCCCGAACCGACCTACGCCGAAGGGGCCACGGTCTATTGGGTGGACGGCCATTCCAAACGTGTCAAACTCGGTCAGTTCTATCTGGGTCAAGACCCGGTCGACCGGTTCTTTGATCGCGACTGA